A single Pseudomonas sp. HN11 DNA region contains:
- the dnaQ gene encoding DNA polymerase III subunit epsilon — MRSVVLDTETTGMPVTDGHRIIEIGCVELLGRRLTGRHFHVYLQPDRDSDEGAIGVHGITDEFLKGKPRFAEVADEFFEFINGAQLIIHNAAFDVGFINNEFALMGQTDRADISQHCSILDTLMMARERHPGQRNSLDALCKRYGVDNSGRELHGALLDSEILADVYLTMTGGQTSLSLAGNASDGSGSAEGSGNRPSEIRRLPADRKPTPIIRASEQDLAEHAARLEAIAKSAGAPALWSTLTQK; from the coding sequence ATCCGATCTGTTGTACTCGATACCGAAACCACCGGCATGCCGGTGACCGACGGCCACCGGATCATTGAAATCGGCTGTGTCGAACTCTTGGGTCGCCGCCTCACCGGGCGTCACTTCCACGTCTACCTGCAACCGGACCGCGACAGTGACGAAGGTGCCATCGGCGTCCACGGCATCACTGACGAGTTCCTCAAGGGCAAGCCGCGTTTCGCTGAAGTCGCCGATGAGTTCTTCGAGTTCATCAACGGCGCCCAACTGATCATCCATAACGCAGCGTTCGACGTCGGCTTCATCAATAACGAATTCGCCCTGATGGGGCAGACCGATCGCGCCGACATCTCCCAGCACTGCTCGATCCTCGACACTTTGATGATGGCCCGTGAGCGTCACCCCGGCCAGCGCAACAGCCTCGATGCCTTGTGCAAACGCTATGGCGTCGACAACTCCGGGCGTGAACTCCACGGCGCCTTGCTCGACTCCGAGATTCTTGCCGACGTCTACCTGACCATGACCGGCGGGCAGACCAGCTTGTCACTGGCCGGTAACGCCTCCGATGGCAGCGGTTCGGCGGAAGGCTCGGGCAACCGTCCCTCGGAAATCCGCCGCCTGCCGGCGGATCGCAAGCCGACCCCGATTATTCGGGCCAGTGAGCAGGACCTGGCCGAGCATGCGGCGCGGCTGGAAGCGATTGCCAAGTCGGCGGGTGCGCCGGCGTTGTGGTCGACCCTGACCCAGAAATAG
- a CDS encoding Orn/Lys/Arg decarboxylase N-terminal domain-containing protein has protein sequence MYKDLKFPVLIVHRDIKADTVAGDRVRGIARELEQEGFSIFSAVDYAEGRLVASTHHGLACMLIAAEGAGENTHLLQNMVELIRLARLRAPNLPIFALGEQVTLENAPADAMSELNQLRGILYLFEDTVPFLARQVARAARTYLDGLLPPFFKALVQHTADSNYSWHTPGHGGGVAYRKSPVGQAFHQFFGENTLRSDLSVSVPELGSLLDHTGPLAEAEARAARNFGADYTFFVINGTSTANKIVWHSMVGRDDLVLVDRNCHKSVLHSIIMTGAIPLYLCPERNELGIIGPIPLSEFSPESIRAKIDASPLTRGRPPKVKMAVVTNSTYDGLCYNAELIKQQLGNSVEVLHFDEAWYAYAAFHEFFVGRYGMGTSRTPDSPLVFTTHSTHKLLAAFSQASMIHVQDGGARQLDRDRFNEAFMMHISTSPQYSIIASLDVASAMMEGPAGRSLLQEMFDEALSFRRALANLRQHIAAEDWWFSIWQPPSVSGIDRVVTADWLLHPQDDWHGFGDVAEDYVLLDPIKVTLVMPGLNAGGALSDCGIPAAVVSKFLWERGLVVEKTGLYSFLVLFSMGITKGKWSTLLTELLEFKRSYDANVSLASCLPSVFAQGPARYQGLGLRDLCNQLHGCYRSNATAKHLKRMYTVLPEIAMKPADAYDQLVRGEVEAVSIDALPGRIAAVMLVPYPPGIPLIMPGERFTESTRSIIDYLAFARTFDSSFPGFVADVHGLQHEDNGSGRCYTVDCIKG, from the coding sequence ATGTACAAAGACCTGAAGTTCCCTGTCCTTATCGTGCACCGCGACATCAAGGCCGACACCGTTGCCGGTGACCGGGTCCGAGGCATCGCCCGAGAGCTGGAACAAGAGGGCTTCAGTATTTTTTCTGCAGTGGATTACGCCGAGGGGCGACTGGTAGCTTCTACCCATCACGGTTTGGCGTGCATGCTGATCGCCGCCGAGGGTGCTGGCGAGAATACCCACCTGCTGCAAAACATGGTCGAGCTGATCCGACTGGCGCGGCTGCGGGCCCCCAATCTGCCGATCTTTGCCCTGGGCGAGCAGGTCACCCTGGAAAACGCGCCCGCTGACGCCATGAGCGAACTCAACCAGCTACGCGGCATTCTCTATCTGTTCGAAGACACTGTGCCGTTTCTCGCGCGGCAAGTCGCGCGCGCGGCCCGCACTTATCTGGATGGCCTGTTGCCGCCGTTCTTCAAGGCGCTGGTGCAGCACACCGCCGATTCCAACTATTCCTGGCACACCCCCGGCCACGGCGGTGGCGTGGCCTACCGCAAGAGCCCGGTGGGGCAGGCGTTTCATCAATTCTTTGGGGAAAACACGCTGCGCTCGGACTTGTCTGTATCGGTGCCTGAACTCGGCTCGTTGCTGGATCACACCGGTCCGCTGGCCGAAGCCGAGGCTCGCGCCGCGCGCAACTTTGGCGCTGACTACACCTTTTTCGTCATCAACGGCACCTCCACCGCGAACAAGATCGTCTGGCACTCCATGGTTGGCCGCGATGACCTTGTGCTGGTGGACCGCAATTGCCATAAGTCGGTGTTGCACTCGATCATCATGACCGGCGCGATCCCGCTGTACCTGTGTCCCGAACGCAACGAACTGGGGATCATCGGCCCGATTCCCTTGAGCGAGTTCAGCCCCGAATCCATCCGCGCCAAGATCGACGCCAGCCCACTGACCCGTGGTCGCCCACCGAAAGTGAAAATGGCAGTGGTCACCAATTCCACTTACGATGGCCTGTGTTACAACGCCGAGCTGATCAAACAGCAATTGGGCAACAGCGTCGAAGTGCTGCATTTTGACGAAGCCTGGTACGCCTACGCGGCGTTTCATGAGTTCTTCGTCGGTCGCTACGGCATGGGCACCTCGCGCACGCCAGACAGCCCGCTGGTGTTCACCACTCATTCCACTCACAAGCTGCTGGCTGCCTTCAGTCAGGCTTCGATGATCCATGTACAGGACGGCGGCGCACGCCAGTTGGACCGTGACCGTTTCAACGAAGCCTTCATGATGCATATTTCCACGTCGCCGCAATACAGCATCATTGCTTCGCTGGATGTCGCATCGGCGATGATGGAAGGCCCGGCCGGGCGTTCGCTGTTGCAGGAAATGTTCGACGAGGCCTTGAGTTTTCGCCGTGCCCTGGCCAATCTGCGTCAGCATATTGCCGCTGAAGACTGGTGGTTTTCCATCTGGCAGCCGCCATCGGTATCGGGCATCGATCGCGTTGTCACCGCAGATTGGCTATTGCACCCTCAAGATGACTGGCATGGTTTCGGCGACGTGGCCGAAGACTACGTGCTGCTGGACCCGATCAAAGTGACGTTGGTAATGCCCGGCCTCAATGCCGGCGGCGCCCTCAGCGATTGCGGGATTCCCGCAGCGGTGGTCAGTAAATTCCTCTGGGAACGCGGCCTGGTGGTGGAAAAAACCGGGCTGTACTCCTTCCTTGTGCTGTTTTCCATGGGCATCACCAAAGGTAAATGGAGTACCTTGCTCACCGAATTGCTGGAATTCAAGCGCAGCTACGACGCCAATGTCAGCCTGGCCAGTTGTCTACCATCGGTATTTGCACAGGGACCGGCGCGGTATCAGGGCCTGGGTTTGCGCGACCTGTGCAACCAATTGCACGGCTGTTATCGCAGCAACGCTACCGCCAAGCACCTCAAGCGTATGTATACGGTTTTGCCGGAAATCGCGATGAAACCGGCCGACGCCTACGACCAATTGGTGAGGGGCGAAGTGGAGGCGGTCTCCATTGATGCCTTGCCAGGGCGCATCGCAGCAGTGATGCTGGTG